GCCATTGGTTGAGCAAAAGTTGACCTGTCATATTGCTCAAACAAGGAGAGCGACGATAGTGTTTACACTGTTTTTAGTCGACCAATTGTTGTCCTGTTTCTGCAGCTTATATCCAGGTATGTCGAGGGCTGATGATCTCAGCTGTGTGTCTGGGATTCTTCGGAGCTATTCTGGCTCTAATTGGCATGAAGTGTACTAAGATTGGGGGCACAGAGACCACCAAAGCCAGGATCACCTGTTTATGTGGACTACACTTTATTCTCAGTGGTACGTGTTGGCCAGacctaaagaaacaaaaattctgtcattgtttattcaccctcgtgtcatttaaacatctcttttttttctgtccGACACAAAGAAGATAgtgtgagaaatgtctctgtggttttgtgtctatacaatggaagtcaatgggggtcaatgttgtttggttgtcagcattcttcaaaatagcttctttcgtgttctgcagaagaaataaagtcaaacatgtttggaatgccatgaagatgagtaaatgatgaaaatcattgttttgttgttgaacTGACCCTTTAAATCACGGTTTCATCTGACATGGCCTTATATGAACAATATTTGAACACCCGATGTCTCTGCAGGAATCTGCTCTATGACCGCCTGTTCTCTGTACGCACACAGGATAACAAATGAGTTTTTTGACCCATTATTTGTGAAACAGAAGtaagaaaaaaagcattttaacacAGTTACTTAACATGTGTACTATCTAATACTAAAGTGTTTGTCTTGTCTGTGTTCAGATTTGAACTTGGGGCGGCCCTGTTTATTGGCTGGGCAGGATCTGTTCTCAGCATCCTTGGAGGCTTTGTCTTCTGCTTCTCTATGACAGAAGGATTCAGCATCaggtgaaaaaatgtaaaagtaaagtaatgaaGTTAAACCCAATGCCAGAACCAGTACCACTTGACTAGACATTTTTCCTCTTCTCTCGAACAGCGAGTACTCTTACAACGGTGAAACATCTTTCATATCAACCCAAAACAAGGTCACCAAGATCACAAAGACCTCGGAAGTTTCTCAGGCACACCCCCCAGATCAAATCAGATTCTCTGGCAGACGGTTTGGGAAAAATGCGTAcgtttgattttcttttaaaagccTTGAACTGATAAGAACGGAGGGTCAAACAGTATACACGGTGTACAGTCCACTATCAGACATGTCCCCGAATGAAGGactcagaaaacaaaagactgAAACATCAATGTAGGAAGAGAGTTTTATATTTTCGGAGATGCATAAAGTtgattactgtttttttatgttatagaAATTCTCATGTTACTGTTAACATGTCAGGGATTGTATCTTCTAATGGAAGGGTGCCatttaatgttttgctttatacctaaaaatgaaaaattacaattcaaGAAAGATTCTTAGTTTTGATGaacaatatgttttatatatttacatagaAAATCCTGAATAAATCTCATCACATCACAGAACATATATTAACACATTTCAACACAAACCTTCTTGATGATATTTGTAATTAATCGATTCAATCATTTtgagatttaaatgtttttggggGCAAAAATCAATCCACTTTAATCTCATCGGTTTGACAATGACTGAACATCTCTACCTTAAACCGATCCTAAGTCAGATGAACCGACGACAGGCCTCAAAAGAACAGACAAGAACCTCAGCTGCGCTCCACTGACCACAGGAACATGCTGTCTCGATTCGGAAATTGAGTCGGAAATCACTTATTGCTCCAGACCTGGAGTCTCTCCTCACCTCCTGATCACTGGAAACTTTAGACCCTGGAGCTTCCGCAGACTGCTGCCAGAGTCTTCATGTCGTGTCAGATACCTTCTTTAAAAAGGAATCAGTGTCTCTCTGCTCAATTTGTGAGAAGGTTTGAAAAGATTTTGTGACATAATAAAAGGGAAATTCAGCATtttgtcatttgtctttttaattaatttattttcgtGGTGTTGGATTGACTTACTATTGTAAATAGAAAAGTGATATACAGTAACTATTCGAATGaccaattttttaaatgtaaaatgtataggataaagcaatgtaagtcactttggataaaagcgtctgccaaatgcctaaatgtaaatataatgtaaataaataaaaaaagtcacaattgtgtgtgttctgtaggAAGTATAGGAACAACACAAATGGAGTGAAAATCGTTTTTCCTGTAACTTTTTTAAGAGCATGAGAGGCCCAAATTCTATGGTTTGTGTTGTGAGTTGTGAGAACTAACACATAAAGTAGATTTACTGAAActcaatattacatttatatgaaaataataatttgcataatgcaatattttgacaattaaatattatataaatatgtatatttataccataaaatatctaaacatattattaaaaatatatatgttatatataaatatcctctatattttataaataaacaaattgttttgaattataaacgtattttaaattaaaatcgtCTTAAggattaaatattcaattttgtaaatattatatattaataaaataatatatatatatatacacattctCATTATAAATCACTACTTACAAATTTAGCTTATTATATTGTGATGTAATAAATTGCTGGtaaatttaaagttttattaatttacatttctaGCAGGGTcgaaaaaaatcacaaacctGCCAGGAGTAACAAAAAGTATACTTTTGAAAGTATCACTAGTAAACATCACATACAGACCAGTGACCGCAATCAGAAATGCAACACTGGACACCAGAGGGCATTAGATCTTGTTTCAGACCAGAGACAACAGTATCCCTGCCGCTAAAGATACTTCAAGTAAAAGGTTGTAAAGAGTCAGATAATTGCTCAGGCTCTTGAAGAAAACAAAGGCTTAATTCAGCATCACAGTTCGGCTTCAACAGTTAAACCAATGATCTCCAAAAGGTCTCTCATTTTCCAGGAGATGGAACAGACAAGCTGACCAAAGTTCACAGGACAAAATCAAACGGCAGAAGAACAGAACCACACACACCTAAAACACGTTCAATAGCAAACTCTCACGGCACCTTTATGAAATTATTATTGTTCAGTTATGAACACCGAGGCTGTTTTCTGCATATTAAAAAGTTCCTTTTGGAAACGCCCATGACACACACCCATAAACATATGATAAACTGCACATCCTCTTCTGTTAGGTCCTGAAAAACAAGAATTAGACATTTGGCCCCTACGAAGTATGTCATCgagatgtttatgtgtgtgaaatTGGATCTGAAAATCAAGATAATACTTCAACAACTGTGGGAACATGCGGGGCAAAACATTGAGATCGGCACAAAAAAGATGACAGCATGTCTTTGTCCCATGTGTTGCTCACAGAACAGTTTCAGAGATCTAAGAGATGGATCACAAACTGAcctgacacggctaaaacatacagtatacaagCAAACAGACAGTCAGTTTGAACGCAGAACGTCAGCGAAGATGAAGGTTCGAGGTCTGCAGATCTGGGGCTTGCTGTTGACGTTACTGGGCTGGATTTTCGTGGCTTGCTCCATGGCCATGGAGGGCTGGAAGGTCACGTCTGTCGGAGGGCAGGCTGGGAGTTCTATCATCACGGTGGGCTGGTACTGGTCCAGTCTGTGGAGGGCATGCTACACCGACTCCGCCGCCACATCCAACTGCTACGACTTTCCTGTGCTTTGGGCTGTAGAAGGTGCAGACATTATGAAACACTCTCAATATAGATACTGTGCAGAATGAACAAAGACAATATAGATTTTTGTTTAGACAATTTCTATAAAACCTGAAGCAAAatcacatttgttgtttttaaggttttaaaGGGTTACAGAACAGTCAGACAGACAATAATCGGttctttggatttttttgttgaatgttcAGATTACCTCCAGATTGTAAGAGCTCTGCTGATGTCTGGCATGGCTGTCGGAGTGCTGGGGTTCATCCTGAGCTTTGCCGGAATGGAGTGCACTTACATTGGAGGCAAAGACAACGAGAAGAACCGATCCATGTTCACGGGAAGCTTCTGTCACGTCTTTAGTGGTACATTTCATCATCTTAGAATCTTAACGTCTAcaaaaaatcatactttaaaTTCATTCTATCAAGTGTATTTTTGATGCTGTATGCTTTGTATGTTAAGTATAGTAATATCAATGTACGAGTAGGCCTAGCATACTTAAAAGTGTGCTACTTTATTACTACTTGAGACTTTTTcgtttataaaagtatactttgaGTGTAACAGTAGTTAACTTTGAGCAGGCATATACAACTAGTATACAACTTTTTACTACTTCAAGTGAGTATACCGCTTGTAGCACATAGTTTATGAAATGTAGTTCAAAAGTAGTTTAGTTTGTGAAAGTACATTTTGTACTGTAGAAACCAGATGGCGAACTCCATGTAAGGGGGCCTggggtgtgtgtagatagaaatagctcatcctaaggtaataaaaataaaacacttcagTTTGCAAAGTCTGTATACACCtgtgaagacatagttatgtgtattatgttgcatttctgtcaatagatcctgctTAATATTCCACATTTAAGTGTATTATATTGTTGACTTTCTGTCTTACTAACAGCACACTTAAGAAAAACTATTGTGAGAGAATGTATAACAGACTGTTTTCTTCTGTTGGATTGTATGTTTTGTAAGGTTTGCTCTCTGCATGTGGATATTCAGTATACGCTCATTACATCTCTGCTGAGTTTTTCAACCCCAGATTTGGCGGATTGCAGTAAGCTTATCAATCATtcctttacaataaaataattgtgggaataaaaaaaagcttttaataatTACTTTTTAGTAACTGTATTTGATGCaatatttgttcatttcattgtattattttatgcaAATCTTTCAGATTTGACTTGGGAACTCCGTTGTTTCTCGGGTGGGCTGGATGTGCTTTTCAGATCACTGGtggattttttttcctggtttcAGTGTGGAAGATCAGGTCTCAGACATACAGCAGGTgagtgtttattataataataatagaaatctTTAAGACAGTTTAATATAAAGACAATATTTGTTCTGGCACTTTAGAGCAGgggttctcaacaggggggcAGTGGCCCAAAAGGGGCCCCAACTGACTTCCAAGGGGCCTTCAGAATGACTAATACTTAAAATTTAGACAAAagagcattaaaatatttttttaaacaactaaaaaccaatatatttcttattatatGTCATTttctatattacatttttattttattttatattatatttatatttataattttattaaatattagcACTTTTCAAgttaatatcaaatattttattgggtaaacattttgattttttttgtgagcGGGAGGGGTCTTTGAATATTCTTGAATACAGTGGGGGGCCTTGGAGTCACAACGCGTGAGAACCCCAGCTTTAGAGCATCTAAAATTGATGACCAAACAAGttgatataataaaaaacttgttttggtGAATATTTCAGATTCTTTATAAAATGCTTTTTCTTAGGTCACTAACGTCTATCGTTCCTGCAGTGGAGGGTAAAGCCTCACGCTACTCTCACACAAACCTTTCCATAATCTCTGAACTTTCCTCAAGATCTGGCGTATCATCAATATCTGAGCTCTCCTCTCAGTCTGGGCCATCAGCTGTGTCTCACATTTCACCTGTGAACACACGTGTCTCCAGAACCCGGCGTCCTTCCAGATCCAGACGCAAATCAAGGAGCTCTGTCAAAACTGAGGTTCATCGGCCGGTGCGATCGTCCACGTCCTCAAGGTTAAGCAGATCGGATTTAAACAGAAGGAAATTATCCACTCCATCCAGAACTACCACACATTTCTTTGTCAGGAACTCGTACCTCTGAAACAGTTCAGTGTGGATTACAGGAGACGTTGAAGTAGACAAACACAGTGTACTGGACTTCTGCAATGACATATCTATCACTTAAGGAGGCTCTTTGCATTCAAAGCATCTCTGGAAATTAACTgatgaatgtttttgtaaatgtttgagGTTATGGGATGTTCAGCAGAGAAACGTGACTAATAGCTTTCctgctgtacatttacattgcattatacattaGTTTCTCactatatgcaatcccctgggatcgaacccatgaccttggcattgctagtgccatgctcttaccactgagccacaggaaaatagcaacaatagaaaccatcacagaaattctaatagTTTACCATAACTCGATTTTTTCTattaaaccattacaaaatttcTTTTTGTAGGGCTGTTTGGGCCTTTTTACAATAAGATTAATCTGCTAAATGTCCTAAAAAAGCAATAGAAACCcaacagaaattctaatggtttgcATAAGAATACCCTGACAACCCAATacctttttccattaaaaacctttcaaaatgtcctttttgtagtgtgttttggccattattccaataggatttaaaCATTCCACCAATATAATCCATCACACACCAGCAAACACCATTATCATTCATTTCCATTATAAAACCAATCCAATTCCCAATAGAATGTTTTGTGCTTATGAAAGCATGACTTGAGTTCCTGACACTTGATGTAAATGAACACTCACCAcgcaaaaaaataattaaacattgaCTTTAAT
This DNA window, taken from Triplophysa dalaica isolate WHDGS20190420 chromosome 6, ASM1584641v1, whole genome shotgun sequence, encodes the following:
- the cldn10a gene encoding claudin-10a translates to MSNMATEIVAFVLSVSGWILISSTLPTDYWKVSSVDGTVITTATFWSNLWKTCVTDSTGVSNCKDFPSMLALDAYIQVCRGLMISAVCLGFFGAILALIGMKCTKIGGTETTKARITCLCGLHFILSGICSMTACSLYAHRITNEFFDPLFVKQKFELGAALFIGWAGSVLSILGGFVFCFSMTEGFSISEYSYNGETSFISTQNKVTKITKTSEVSQAHPPDQIRFSGRRFGKNAYV
- the cldn10e gene encoding claudin-10, with the translated sequence MKVRGLQIWGLLLTLLGWIFVACSMAMEGWKVTSVGGQAGSSIITVGWYWSSLWRACYTDSAATSNCYDFPVLWAVEDYLQIVRALLMSGMAVGVLGFILSFAGMECTYIGGKDNEKNRSMFTGSFCHVFSGLLSACGYSVYAHYISAEFFNPRFGGLQFDLGTPLFLGWAGCAFQITGGFFFLVSVWKIRSQTYSRSLTSIVPAVEGKASRYSHTNLSIISELSSRSGVSSISELSSQSGPSAVSHISPVNTRVSRTRRPSRSRRKSRSSVKTEVHRPVRSSTSSRLSRSDLNRRKLSTPSRTTTHFFVRNSYL